Proteins from one Longimicrobium sp. genomic window:
- a CDS encoding PLP-dependent aminotransferase family protein — MIQVAQAEERFAYQALAGELVRMIEAGTLRPGDRVPSVRRMSTQHGVSVTTVLQAYRLLEDRRVIRARPQSGFYVQPRERSRVAEPGRTAPPCVACDVSVSDTIAAFLAAVGDPALVPLGAALPHPDFLPVARLARLLGAAARRERRHPASYAPAGTPELRREIAKLAMDAGCAASAADVVITCGCSEAISLCLRAVAKPGDAIAVESPTYFGTLQAIEALGMRALEIPTEPRDGICVDALEEALRSGAAKACVLTPSFQNPLGARMPDEHRRRVAELLARYGVPAIEDDTFGDLHFGEARPRALQAWDREGWVLRCGTFSKTLAPGFRVGWAFPGRFRAAVERLKAATTLTTASAPQLALAELLSAGGYAHHLRRLRRTLAANVERLGFEAAERLPAGTRVSRPQGGFVLWVELPEGTDAMELHRRAAGRGISLAPGPVFTPSAGYRNCIRLSAGHPWSDRTAQALDVIRELAADCVAP, encoded by the coding sequence ATGATCCAGGTTGCGCAGGCGGAGGAGCGGTTCGCCTACCAGGCGCTGGCGGGCGAGCTGGTGCGGATGATCGAGGCGGGAACGCTGCGGCCGGGCGACCGCGTGCCCTCCGTCCGCCGGATGAGCACCCAGCACGGCGTGAGCGTGACCACCGTGCTGCAGGCATACCGGCTGCTGGAGGACCGCCGGGTGATCCGCGCGCGGCCGCAGTCCGGCTTCTACGTGCAGCCGCGCGAGCGCTCGCGCGTGGCCGAGCCCGGGCGCACGGCGCCGCCGTGCGTGGCGTGCGACGTGAGCGTGAGCGACACCATTGCCGCGTTCCTGGCGGCCGTGGGCGATCCGGCGCTGGTGCCGCTCGGCGCCGCGCTCCCGCACCCCGACTTCCTTCCCGTGGCGCGGCTGGCGCGGCTGCTGGGCGCGGCCGCCCGCCGCGAGCGGCGCCATCCCGCCTCGTACGCGCCCGCGGGGACGCCCGAGCTGCGGCGCGAGATCGCGAAGCTGGCGATGGACGCCGGGTGCGCCGCATCCGCCGCCGACGTGGTGATCACCTGCGGCTGCAGCGAGGCCATCTCGCTCTGCCTGCGCGCCGTCGCGAAGCCGGGAGACGCGATCGCGGTCGAATCGCCCACCTACTTCGGGACGCTGCAGGCCATCGAGGCGCTGGGGATGCGCGCGCTGGAGATCCCCACCGAACCGCGCGACGGCATCTGCGTGGACGCGCTGGAAGAGGCGCTCCGCTCCGGCGCGGCGAAGGCGTGCGTGCTGACGCCCAGCTTCCAGAACCCGCTGGGCGCGCGGATGCCGGACGAGCACAGGCGCCGGGTCGCGGAGCTGCTGGCGCGGTACGGCGTACCCGCCATTGAGGACGACACCTTCGGCGACCTGCACTTCGGCGAGGCGCGGCCGCGCGCGCTGCAGGCGTGGGACCGCGAGGGGTGGGTGCTGCGCTGCGGCACCTTTTCCAAGACGCTGGCGCCGGGGTTCCGCGTGGGGTGGGCGTTCCCGGGCCGCTTCCGCGCGGCGGTGGAGCGGCTGAAGGCGGCGACGACCCTCACCACCGCTTCGGCGCCGCAGCTGGCGCTGGCCGAGCTGCTGTCGGCGGGCGGCTACGCGCACCACCTGCGGCGGCTGCGGCGCACGCTGGCCGCCAACGTGGAGCGCCTGGGCTTCGAGGCCGCCGAGCGCCTCCCGGCCGGGACGCGCGTCAGCCGGCCGCAGGGCGGGTTCGTGCTGTGGGTGGAGCTGCCCGAGGGGACGGACGCGATGGAGCTGCACCGGCGGGCGGCGGGGCGGGGGATCAGCCTGGCCCCGGGCCCCGTCTTCACCCCCAG